The Rosa chinensis cultivar Old Blush chromosome 7, RchiOBHm-V2, whole genome shotgun sequence DNA segment atgtgacataaaaatgtatgatatattattatatatgttgaatgcatattggtgagggaaaacaaaataaattctcttatgatttatgacctaaatctaagtcaatccattatatttgccaaaaaaaatcttaaaatatttaaataattaattatgtggtacaaaaaatacagaaaaataaataaacattaaaaaatgaTTGAGACATGAAGAGTTGAAGACAACCTGTTAGAATTCGAGAAACGGCGCCGCTTTGTTGAAACCTCTCGGTCTCGATCTCTCAGATCCCCGTGAGATCAGGAAGCGTTGATTTCAAGCTTTTGGCTCACGCAAGTTTAGCAAATGACTGAAATACCCTTGCCGAAACAAGTCCGCAGGTGAGTAGGAAAAGGGAGTGATGGGAAATTATAAATAGGATCCGAGGACTCCACGAATGAATCCACTGCTCTTCTTCCCAATTTCAGTAGAGAGTGTTAAGTGTGCGCTAGGGTTTCCAATTCTTCTGAGGATGAGTGGTGGTGCGAAATCAACACTAATTTCGTAGTCCAAGACTACTTGAGAGGTTTTCAATTCTTTGGTCTGTGTCTGGGTTTTGTTCCATGGATAGATACGAGATAGTAAGGCCGGTTGGTGAGGGGAGTTTTGGGTGGGTGTATCAGGCCATCGACAACGACTCCCGTCAGTTTGTGGCGATCAAACATCTGAAGCCAGACGGCGATCCGTGGGCATATGTACCGGAAGTCCGTGCTCTCACTAGGTTGGAGCACCCCAATATAGTGAGCTTCAAGGGTGTTGAATACCAAGACGACGACGTCTTCTTTATTTTTGAGTACATGGAGGGTAGCCTTTGTGATCTTATTGATGAGAGGCGGAGCAGGAGAATCCCTTTCTCGGAGGCCGAAATCCGATCATTGAGCCGTCAGGTGTTGCAAGGCCTTGAATTCATGCATCACCAACGCGGGTTCATGCACCGGGATCTGAAGCCGGAGAATCTTTTGGTGAACAAGGGCGACATCAAGATTTCGGATCTGGGTACTGCTACGGAGATCGACTGCGGCGGCCAAGCCCATCATCATTACGTCACTACAAGGTGGTACAGAGCCCCGGAGATGCTGTTTCGGGCCTTTGTGAAAAACGAGAGCCTTCGACCTTTTGAGTACGATGAGAAGGTAGACCTGTGGGCGATGGGGACGATCATTGCCGAGCTATTTCTCATGCACCCTCTCTTCGAGGGTGACGATTCGCCGGACCAGCTCTACAGGATATGTGAAGTCATCGGCGCTCCAAGTAGGGATTCACGGACGATGCCTAAACTTGGGCCGGAGAATGGTGTGGGTCTTCGAGCATTGATGCCATATGCCAGTGAATCGGCCATCGATCTCATAGAGTCTCTTTGTTCTTGGGACCCTTCGAAAAGGCCTAGTGCTAAGGAAGCTCTCCAGCATCCCTTCTTCAAGAGAGGGCAGAATGTTGACGCTCCTCCCGGGTTCTCATATTGCACTCATACAAGGAACAGTGTGGTTCCGAAGATGAGAGAGCTATCAACCATGCAGCCAATACTGGGAGCCTATTGAGGCAAGGAGACCAGAGTTGCAGTAGATGTCTAAGTTTCATTTAACAATTTATTTGCCAGTAATGAGGCACAAATAGATCTGATTTTGAATAGGAAGTAATGTAATTGTACAAACTTTGAACTGAtctgttcttttaatgaagatGGTGACATTCATCACCCTTATTGTTCCATCATTTCTTATGTAACTCTATTGTTAACTAGTCTGTTCTGCATTTCTTTCAAGTAATCTCTAATCTCATTTCTAGTCTGTTCTGCATTTCTTTCATGTATAATCTCGaacgaaaaagaaacaaaaatgttaCCAAAATATCATCTTATGAGCAAGGAATGAgccaagaaaaggaaaaacaaccTGCATATAATTGCTCGAGTGCATGTAAAACGCCCACTATCTAAATTTACAGTACATcgttccaaaagaaaaaggaaatttacAAAGCATTTCCACCGCAGAAGAGATCCCTTGTTTCTATTGATCTGGTCATATTGAAAAGAACCGCTATGATACTGCTGGTTTTCCCGTAAATAGAAGTAATTTCATACATCGGTCAAGATTAAAGAAGATATAATCACAACATatgccaagaaaaagaaaatggctATCTGCATGACGAACTTTGGATTTTCCCTCATGTTTGGTGATGTAACTGCCCTGTAACCAGAAAGCATATATTTGTTAAAAAGCTACAAAGCATAACTAcatgaaaataaagaaaatacaagAGAGATGAGGAAAAACATCCTTAAAGTTTGTGTTCCAAGAAGTTATTACCTAGCAATACGCTGAGAAAATCGATGAAAAGGTAAACTCTGAATGAAGACAATGCCTGGTCCGGTTAAAACAGCTGTTACTAGATTGTCACCCTGATATATGACAATCTAGTAAAGAAAAGCTACATTTGTTAAAAAGCTACAAAGCATAACTACATGCAAGTAAAGAAAATACAGGAGAGATGAGGAAAAACATCCTTAAAGTTTAGCGGCACTGTGGAGGACTTTATTTGGTCATCCACTGTATACGGGTTCAATCAAATCAACTAACAGGTGGTTCCCACTATAACCCCTCAGTCCTAGTAACCCCGCTCAGGAGTCGAGGGCATGCAACCACGTTATCAATATAGAAGCAATAACACAAGGAGACTGCAAAGTTCCAGAAATTGAAGCAACTTACACCAAACACTGCTCTTCTCATGGGCCCATTGTATTTGATTTGGACGTTGACTGTTGTAGTCACAGCTGCTATACAAGAAACATCAACAGATAGTACCTCGCCCACATCAAGATTTTTCTGTACAACTAGCAAAAATGAAGAAAGCCAGAAAAATTCTAAGATTAGTCCAAGTCCAACTAAGTGATAACTAGCTAGATTGGCCAAGAAGGAACATTATTCCAAGAGTTTTCAACAAAAGTAGCagaactttttccctttttttagcACTTCTTATAGAACATTTTATGAATAGCAAAGAATGATTGTGCAAAGAGCCTTTTGTATCTCCCACTTTTCGGAATGTCCTATGCATCTGCATTTTTACTATCACTGAAAAGTTCTATGGAGGAGTATTCTTGAAAAGAGAGGTTAAGATTTTGCTAGTTTTGTTCGAGAGACAATGTGAAAAGTTTACTTTTCATGCAACAAACGAAACTGCAAATACTTTTGGTTTAGGATCTGAGGTAAAAATTAGAGCAAAAAGGGAGAGAGGAAATGTGAAAAGTTTACTTTTCATGCAACAAACGAAACTGCAAATACTTTTGGTTTAGGATCTGAGGTAAAAATTAGAGCAAAAAGGGAGAGAGGAAAGGAAGAAAACAAGAGAGGTGGTTAGATTTagcaaataaataaaaccaCACATTGAAATTGACATCTAACAACTAAGAACCAACTGAACAATGACATATCTGTAGAATCTGTGGCAGAACCAAACTCTTAGGAGTGCCCAATCTGAAATATGCATACAAGACATAATGCCTCAAGAAATGCTTACCAGATCCACCTGCAATTATAAATGCAAGCCCTTGGCCAGATAACTTCTGTCTTAGAAAACCCTACAATAACATTAACACTGCAATTagataaacaaagaaaaaatcatGGAACATTGAAAAACAAATGAAGGAGACAaattaaggggaaaaaaaaggaacaaaagaaattaattaaTGGTAGGAGCATgctcagaaaacaaaaatgaaaaaaaaatctgaaaccCCCCAGTATCTTACCTCTGCACCAGGAATAATATTACGAGCCCTTTGGTCAACTTTATTACTGACTTTAACATCATTAACGGAACACATCTGTCTGCAAAATTTAACAAGTCCCATAAAAATCCAGTTGATAAGACAAGAAAGGTTTATGTCAAttgtaacaaaagaaagtatggacAATCAAAATTTATTCTCTACAAACAGAGAGACTAATAGAAACTGAAAACAATTAGTCAAACAATGAATAAATTAGTTGTACCTGGCACAAAATCTCTCCGCCAAACATTGCCAAATCAATCTGtcaaacagaaaaggaaaaaaaaaactacaataaGTTACAGATGGTGATTGGGAACAATATCTATACAGAAGTAATAAAATAAATTCCTAAAATTTAGCGTGCTTAAGACATCGAACCGGGAGAATTCTGGTCAGAGAAGGTGCAGCATTTCCAACAAACACCTCGCCTTGACCGTTATTGTGAAAAACTATGCTACTCACCGTCTTGCCAAAAAGCCACTGCCACACCCCTACTTCATTTTCAGGAACAAAAACATTTTCCATTTTGATCGACCCGGACATGAAGCACATTGAACCTAAATTTATTCATCCATCAGTTAAAATGTGACATTGAcaacaacaatttaaatgtTCTCTATGTTGGTTGGTGGAACTATTCCAAAATCAGTCAAATGAATATGACAACTATAATGCACCTTATGAATTAAAGGTCCAGGCTTGTTGGAACTTACCAGGCTTTGCTATAACCTTTTCTTCCGGCTTCAACATTATCTGACATTGAAAGGCAGGAAGAAGTTTTAACTTCCAGTTAGAAAAGTGATTGGAAGATACAGGAGAAAAGACGTGCATAAATAAAATGATATAGGTTGGGTTATTATAGAGTATACCTGCACCAGTTGAGCTTCACCGCCCAGAATTTGAAACGGTATCATGGCATCTTGTGGACTCTACAGGGCATTACCAAACATAACTCCACATGTGAGATAACAGTACCATAGCATATATCGTCAAGTAGTTGCAAAGTCTAATGTTTATCGGCACAACCCAACTAAATATAAATATGGATGCCTTGATCAATGAGCATAAGCTAGAGATATATAGAATAATCACCATCAAGGAGAAATTTCAAGTCAAAGCATATGTTACTTTTATATGTAAAAAGTACAATGCTTGAGCAAAGAGATGGAAATAAGTAACCAAAATTCtccaagccaaaaaaaaaaacaccttgTTTCTATTGGATACGTAAACATTCAGGATATCTCTATACACCAGATATCCAGTGGCAGCAGTAGTATGAGACCTATGATAAATGCGTAAAAATCTGTAGATAGTATTCAATCTGTAGATAGTATTCAATCTGTAGAGTTTATACTTCATATGATACACGCCTCTCCTAATTGATAAtatattcaaagtttcaaacttctACACAAGTTCATATACTATCAGTCACCATCAACTTTTTCCCAAATCCACTAAAGAACAGATGCATGTCTTATGAACGAGATAATGGGTAAGCATATCAAATACGCCTCACACTGTACTGTAATCTTCATCTTATACCATAAGAGACATACATAAAAGCAGTGTTTACACAGAAACTAGAGGTTTCCAAAAAAGAGAGAGGGTGTGGATTTCAATAAAAGTTATAGCAGGAGAACGTATCATCCCAAGTTTGCATATTTTCCATGAACCGAACAGCACCATACTCATCAGGCATCCTAAAAGAAATTTTGGAAATATAGGACTCCATTACATATATATGTTGACTATCAGAAGTGAGATGAGTAAATTATCATGTATGAATACAACATATTATATATCCCAATGCCATGGTTTTTAAGTATTGTGACAAGATTAGAAGTTCTATTGGTTTGCAAACTCAGCATGCATCTCCATACCAAGAGTTCCTGATAAACTGAGAAATGCAACTTTATCTTATGCAATACAATAAATTACTGATCGTGATGGATTATCCAAATGATGCCACTGTCAATCAATATCTGATAGATGGAGATCTACCTAACATAACTAAAACatttatgatttttttcatCTTCTTGATATAAGTATCATTTCCTTAAATTTGTTCACCATGTGTAATAAAAACTGAATGTATCCATATTCAACACATAAGCATGCTAATTTATCATAAGTAGTCAGGTGTTGATATCCATGACACAAACGATAGTTTATGCCGACAGACTTATGCCAATAATCAAAGTCGTGTTAACAAGTGATTAGAGATCAAGACAGCAAGTAATTAGTAGCATAGGCACTCTCTTGGAGAGACATGACATGACTATGAAGCATGTGTCATGGTCGTGCACAACTATTTTATCCAGTCCGTAATCCTTCAGAATTTCAAATCTGTGTCTGAAGTCTTGATAAAACAATTTCTGAATGGGGTGCCTTGATCATGCAGCCTGATATGATCAAGAATTATCCACGCGATCCTAATGCAACACATGGACAATCTTTTTATGGACAAAGGACAGCCAGCAGGACCGATATCCAAACCAATCAGAAATATGATCTCATGCCTAACATCAGTTTCCATCATCTTTCAACCTCACTATTCCCAAACCCATAGACATCAAGATTCATTAACGAGAGCCTAAGACTACACAGCACGCCTTTCCCAGACTACAGATGAGTGCAAAAAGGTCGCCCCCAAAGCCAATGCATTAGTTCCACAGAAAGAAAGCCACTAGCTGTTGAGGCTGATGATCTTGGTTTCAATGATGAATATATAGACTAGTGGTGACCCAATCATACCATGAATGCAGCACCTATCATCCCTAACTGACTTGACTTCAGACAGGAAAAGCATGCCCATGCACCAAAGCATTACCCATATTGAATTAGCAGTTAAATCACCACTGTTTTAAACCACATTCAGTGCAGTGTTAAACCTCTTAGCCACCACATTCTGGATCCCTAAAGTTGGAACTTGGAATTCAAGAATCAACCAAGTACCGTACAGCGGAAAATCAGAACTATTATATCATCAACATTTCCATGAAACGTATGCCAATTACCAATCTACCTTATCTAGCTTTCGAATAATCGCCTACCTAATATGGTTCTCACTCGACTCCATTTTCATCTCAATTCTATCATTCCAACACTATCTAACCAAATCTTAAGCATCTCCAATTCTTCAATCAAcattgacactcaaaatccCAAGCAGATGCAAAGATCGCTACACCTTCCACATTACAGTCGACAAACACAGATCAATTTCAGCTAATCAAAACACTACTCCCACCAATCAAAAACCCCAACCGGAACCAAAATTAACagatcaaaaaccctaaatttcaaAGCAAAACCCCGAACAGCGAGTACCTGGTACACGTAGGGCTGAAACGGCGTTGAGAAAAACGGTGCAGCCATGGCGAAGAACGACGATTCAGCTCAGAATTCACCAAGATCAAGCAGGAACGATGAATCAAATCTCACCAACTCCTTAGTTCTTCCGTCCCATTTTGCTTTTGCTTCGTCTTCGATTTTCTTCCCTGTTTAATTTTGTCTACCTGTGTTTTAAGGGCACAGTAAATAAGTCTGATCGTGGTGAGCTCAATAATTAGGAAAAGGGAAAACAAAGGAATTAAACTGATTTC contains these protein-coding regions:
- the LOC112178656 gene encoding uncharacterized protein LOC112178656; translation: MAAPFFSTPFQPYVYQSPQDAMIPFQILGGEAQLVQIMLKPEEKVIAKPGSMCFMSGSIKMENVFVPENEVGVWQWLFGKTVSSIVFHNNGQGEVFVGNAAPSLTRILPIDLAMFGGEILCQMCSVNDVKVSNKVDQRARNIIPGAEGFLRQKLSGQGLAFIIAGGSVVQKNLDVGEVLSVDVSCIAAVTTTVNVQIKYNGPMRRAVFGGDNLVTAVLTGPGIVFIQSLPFHRFSQRIARAVTSPNMRENPKFVMQIAIFFFLAYVVIISSLILTDV